A window from Phycisphaerae bacterium encodes these proteins:
- a CDS encoding tetratricopeptide repeat protein: MLCGLFVGCQQVNQDLAEGVRRGERYYRQGNYTAAEQTLTQAINADRSSPVAAEGYYIRGLTRLKRGQINNAESDFVCAIELGDRDEIKTNCQVCLGSIAYERDNFSKAYAYYMLASQHLVQMSPNDWVLYRLGDAAQKVGKWQEARKVFARLIRDFPDSEAAKSARKRLNYSYFTIQAGAFNKHSNASDRLDQLQRASIPARAEVIPRGASTLQVVYVGKYSNFKSAQEMLDKVRMVVPDARIVP, translated from the coding sequence CAGGTCAACCAGGATCTCGCCGAAGGGGTCCGTCGGGGCGAGAGGTACTACCGTCAGGGCAACTACACAGCGGCTGAGCAGACGCTGACGCAGGCGATCAACGCCGACCGCAGCTCGCCGGTGGCGGCTGAGGGGTACTATATTCGTGGCTTAACTCGGCTTAAGCGGGGGCAGATCAACAACGCCGAGAGCGATTTCGTCTGCGCGATCGAGTTGGGCGACCGGGACGAGATCAAGACCAACTGCCAGGTGTGTCTGGGGTCGATCGCCTACGAGCGGGACAACTTCAGCAAGGCCTACGCCTACTACATGCTGGCCAGTCAGCACCTGGTTCAGATGAGCCCGAACGACTGGGTGCTCTACCGCCTGGGTGACGCGGCGCAGAAGGTGGGCAAGTGGCAGGAGGCGCGGAAGGTTTTCGCCCGTTTGATTCGGGATTTTCCGGACAGCGAGGCGGCCAAGTCGGCCCGTAAGCGCTTGAACTACAGCTACTTTACGATCCAGGCGGGGGCGTTCAACAAGCACAGCAATGCCTCGGACCGGCTGGATCAGCTTCAGCGGGCGTCGATTCCGGCGCGGGCCGAGGTGATCCCGCGGGGGGCGTCGACGCTGCAGGTGGTCTACGTGGGCAAGTACAGCAACTTCAAGTCGGCACAGGAAATGCTGGATAAAGTAAGAATGGTCGTACCCGATGCGCGGATCGTGCCATAA